In the genome of Zootoca vivipara chromosome 6, rZooViv1.1, whole genome shotgun sequence, the window TGCAGCGGTGGCTGAAGCCTTCTAGCCCTAGTAGGGAGCTCAACAGTAGGGGGCAATGGCAGGCGGAAAGGACCATTCTAATTTTGTCTCCCCCCTGCTGAGTGGCGCAACAccgagactgaggaggaggaagatggtcaCGCGCTGCGGCAACCGTGTGGACTGTGACAACAGCCTTATGGTcatactgttataagaattttaaggtcttatacggtggtacctcgagttaagtacgtaattcattctggaggtccgttcttaacctgaaactgttcttaacctgaagcaccactttagctaatggggcctcccgctgcctccgcgccgccagagcacaatttctgttcttatcctgaagcaaagttcttaacctgaagcgttatttctgggttagcagagtttgtaacctgaagcgtatgtaacccgagatatcactgtatatataaaatgaatgttcataactgtacaaggcaaacacatacataaatatataaaccacatgtctggaatctgtacaggaaaacagtcctaaagccattttgactctttcagcCAAATATTTCTcttcaaggaggaaggaaatggaagaaacctccccattgtctctttcttcacaaatcctgtcttaagggtgtgtctgtgtatgaatagggtgagcctgtgacctggattcaggaattgagtATTTATCATCAGAAAAGAGTGGCCAAAaggcccaggtaatgcaatcagtgatcCATTATCAGgcatcctggcagacaggagaaaaacaatacagatttctgctgtagaccgccccttCTATGATGTATATATGATGTATTTGGGGGTGGgctgtctatataagggcttgcatgcCAATGTTCGGGGTGCCTCCTGCATGTGGTTGTGAGCAACAGTTAaaaaagatcaggcttactagccgctttgcttctcaatattctctggttggcctgttattttttcctactgatagagaacctaccAAAGGACAGGTCATGATCATTCGGCTAGAAACTAGCCCAAGGTGTACAAAATAGCAAATAGACCGGAACGTGCAGGAAATAAACAATGGTAGCAAATGAATAAAGGCGCCAGGGCACACTCCCGCCCAAAAgattcctcctcccttctccataAGGTAACCTTGGCCCAAAATCTTACAGGGAAATTCCCCACTTCTGATCTAGGTGGTTGTGTGgataaaaggaggagggagagaatcatGGACGCCTCCGTGGAGAAAAAGCTTGATGGCTACAAATGTCATTCATTAAGGCTATGCCATCTCTCCAGGCTTTGAGAATAGGGAggtccctcctgcctcctgcatgTGGTTGTGAGCAACAGTTAaaaaagatcaggcttactagccgctttgcttctcaatattctctggttggcctctgttattttctcctactgatagagaacctaccaaaggactctatatgggctcttgggtaccccataatggaaaaggagcagtttttttcttagaacactgactaaacattaggaataactttatggcagtaagagctgttttgacagcggagcagactccctcaggaggtggtggactctccttccttggaggtttttaaacagagcttgaATGCATTCAATctgcattgagattcctgcattgctggggttggactagatgaccgttgggtcccttccaattctatgctaGATGTAAAGTTAAGCCAGGGAGCAGggtttgttttcctttgcatGTTAGTTGGGAAGGATCGCAGGAGCCCTCAGAGGCGCAGTCAGGGCAAACTGctacctgaggttccccatgaTGTTGAAACTGCACCTTTAGCAAGCGAGAGCTTTCACTCTGCTTTTTGCCTCAGAGTAGCGTTCACATATAAATGCAGCCATGCAGATCTATGGCACAACCACCTTTGAAATACTCAatctcaatatactttattcgaccgatagtcagaaacaaaaaacatttctcaatacaaagataaacatataaaactgaaggcatcagagggatacataaaaatataaaactgaaggcatcagagggatacataagtggggtatgaccgcgctactaaacctcctacagataacccacatcaagacattcgattatatgTTTCCGACACTTGAAATACTGTGTAccgttctggtcgcctcacctcaaaaaggatattggaaAAGGTCCAGAAAAGGGCCACCCAAATGATCAATGGGAAAAGGCGAGCGAGAGGTGACATGACAGTTTATAAAACTACGTGTGGTAGTGCGGAGAAAGCGGATGGAGGAAATGTTCTCCTCTTGGAACACCGGACATTGCAGACATCTGCTGAAGCTGAAcgctgaagattcaggacagatgaaatcaAGGACTTTTAgagttcaactgtggaactcactgccacagttGAACTCTAGAATTCTAGTCTTTGATTTCATCTGTCCTTAATCTTCCAGCGTTCAGCTTCAGCCACTTGAAATTTCGGCTGGAGGAGAGGGCGACCGAAGGCTGttggccacaatggctctgctgctctgcctccaccagttcctgaataccagtttctaggAATCATGAGTGGGGAGTtttgctgttgcgctcaggtcctttttgtgggttactctcccgccccagccctgctcccacagtggtgttttacatctccattatgtccaaaattcaccattaaactacaagccaGTATTTCCATTGCAGATTTTATTGCCATTCTATTATATTTGCTCTGTGCTTGCGTTCTCCTGCTCTTGTGACTCCCGCCCTAAATTGCAAGGCAAAACCATGGGAGATGGGCGTCTGTGTGGAGTCTGCCAGCCTCGAGTCCCTGATTAGATGGCATCCTCATCTCCATAGATCTCCATCGTTCTTATAACAGGATGTTGGGCAACCCTCTTGACTAGTATCTTTGGTCATTTGTCACAGATGCTAACTCTCCTGAGCCAGGGAAAGGCTTGGGATGAGGTGTGTATGGTCCACGCTCGCCAGTAACCCTTATCCTTATGCGATGGTTTCGTTTTACTGAACCGACGGAGCCACGCCGCTCTTGCCTTTGCAAATTTGGGTCTGAGATGCGCGTTGGCTCGCTAGAGGCGCATCATCTTATGCAAATAAGCCCCGGCGGGGATTCCACTACTTGCTCCTCCCGACGAGAGGAATTGATGGCGGTGGGCGGGTCGTTTCTCCGAATTGAGAGCCGATTAGAATCGCTTTCgatttctccttcctgcctggcTGCGGAGCGGGGCGGAGACCAGACTTACTCTCGGAGGCGCCGCGCGGCTCTTGCGCTCGTTCCGGACCAGGTAAGCCTcggaggggctggggggggggggagagagaagcgcaTCCAAGAGGGTGGATCTTTCTTTTTACAGATAACATTTGTATTTAACCATAATCAATTATATACATCATGGGATTCCCTGAATACTCGtacttcccccgccccccccccattgcttccAATATATATCTTTTCTTCCCTTACTTCTGCATCTAATTATATTTATCCAAATTTGTTTATATCCACTTTTAATCTTACAAAATTACAAGTCCTGCTAACGTCTTTAAGTGTTTATAGTGATCTTTAAGGTATTCTATAAACTTTTCCCGTTCCTTAAATTTCTTATCATCTTGGTGTCTGATCttcccggtcatttttgccatttcggcatagtccaccatcttgattatccattcttctttggttggagtTTTCTCTTATTTCCACCCCTGGGCAAAAAGCATCCTCACAGCAGTCGCATACATAAAGAGTCTTTTCAGGTCCTTTGGTATTTCTTCAGAGGGTGGGTCTTTACAATAGAGCAGGATCTGGGAAGGGCAGCCAGCAGGAGTTCGTTTGCACTTGGGCTCTCAGatagaactctgcacatgctcaaaacaATCCTCTTTGCAAAGAGGCAGGTTCTGTGGAACAGCACCCCTGTAAGATAGACTAGTATGAGTGAagattgaacacacacacaccgccttaaaaaaataaaaaatcacccTGACAGGAGTTCTAATTTGAGTAAAATGTGGGGGAAGGGGACTATATGTTGCCATGATTATGACCCACATTTTTGGCAAAAACCCTTATTGGGACCAATCCCAACATTGcccaaatgtggttttttttgggggggggaggtgttcccTCATACACCCACACTGCTTCAGTTATTATTTCTCTcgtatggaggggggggggctgaggtaaGCGCGCCATTCCTGTCAGCCCTTGAgagcagcaacattttgttgcagtaccCCACTTGTCCTTGCCTCTGGCCCACTCACGGATCTTGTATGTTtgccccttccctttccctctttcaTGGTTCATCTCTTCAGGCGGCTGAGACTTCATTGAAGGGAGATGGCAGCAAACATGGAAAATTTGCCCGAAAACCTTCTGTTGGATATCTTCGTCATGGTTCCAGCAAGTGACCTCATTTGCAATTGCCGGCTGGTCTGCTCTCAGTGGCGGGACTTGGTAGACCTGCCAGTTCTGTGGAAGCGCAAATTCCAAAAACAGGACGACGACTCTTCTCCAAAGTCATTGGCTTTCTACATTTTCTCCCGCCTCAAGAAGAACTTAATCAAGAACCCTGATGGCCAAGGTATGTCCCCGTTTATCTGGGAGAATAAAACGCTCTTGGACAGAAATCTGAATTATAAAgcctataggaacataggaagatgtctTACACTGAGTCCCATTATTGATTAATCCAGCACAGCAATGGTTACACTGGGGCGGGagaatatatcgtccaaaaccggcTTGAAGTTCACATGCTAAttttttcataatatttgagctgATACACAGTGTGTGTAAGGGCcaggcgatatctggttttcaacaacgGGATAACCCACCAACTAAACACTGCAATGTTATCAGCAGCTAAACCTCAcaatatcaccagccaaacattgcaCTCTTGTCACCAGTTAAACAATGCAAtctaccacaatgtctgaaataaggacggAACTATACAGAGGCGAtcaggacaatgtcctggcaactgctactaccaTACTTAGGGGTCGAAAATggataaatgacaatattatcaaACACATTCTGTTTTATccgcaggcaagccaaaatgcatcccaacAGGACTAcatcccagtgtggtgtagtggttaagagcggtagactcataatctggtgaactgggttcgcatctcctcAGCccacttatttgaagtctcttagccccactcaccttacagagtgtttgttgtggaggaggaagggaaaggggaatgttagggtagtgttaaagcgggataacaaatccaaactcctcctcttttGGCTTTGGGTttggctaccaaatggtggtattcagaacaattcaaagtgtggcgGTGAGTCATAGTGAATACAAATAATATGGGACTGCCAGCAGGCCTGTTAggagacagaagcagcagcagtggcagaaataGCTTGCCATGACCGTGGTATGTGTTGGCAGTAGCAGCGACAATCTGCAAGGCCTCACGGTGGCCTTGAAAACCAGTTATTGCCCAGCCTATCTATCTATTTTTCtatctatccacacacacacacacacacacacacactctgtaccatatgtatataaataattgCATCTTCTAAATAGCCAAGCACCTTGTTTTTTCCAGGTGTGGGAACcgagaggttgctgaactacaactcccatctaccccagcaagcaagagaaatggcccaggatgatggaaattgtagattagcaacatctggagggccaaagtttccctaCACctgctcctcagagtagacctgttggaattaatggacccaagGTAATAATGTCAGTAAACCTCAGGGTTTCTAATAATTAATCATGCAAACCAAGCATGATAATTTAACTACGGTCGTTTCCAGACTGCCTGTTTTTTGCCCCTTCATCCTGATTGTTTGCCCCACATTTAAGGATACTGGCTATTTATTGAGCAAATTCATTTGTGAGGAGGTTTTATGGCATTGCGTCAAGAAGTCTGATTTTGTTGTGTTGCAGGTTGCTTGCACACAATTGCAATGCGAATTATGCGAATGGGTCCCTCTTGGAAACAGGGACAGTCTGAAAGTGGCCTAAtcattcttgttttctttctaacCCATGGGCTACTTCCATGCACTCAAAGCCTCTCCCTTCATTTTCCCCATCACATACGCTGCGTCAGATGGCCTGGACTCCTGGGAAATCCAGACACCTGCcgagggccactgggaaactaaGGAACTGTCCATAGAAGACTCAAAAGAAGTCCATAAGAGAATCAACTATTATCCTATGCATTATGGGGAGAGAGATGAAGATGCTCCTGTTCAGCTCTACAAATGCTTTGCTGCACGTAACGGGTGAGGAACCAATCATTGTCTGAACTCAAATCCACTTAACGATGAGGAAAGGGAGTTTTCATTTGTCCTGGTGCGGGTTCTTGTGCTTCACACTGTATTCTGCATAAGGAGAGCCACCCCCTCAATAAAATGCAAGGGTCACTGAACGGTGGAGCAATTTGCATCACCAAATCCTATCAAAtgtgctgttctttttttttgtatggacTAAAAGAGTGTGTTGGGAGTGGTGAGAGCCAAATGCtgtgggtaaaaggtaaaggtaaaggacccctggacagttaagtccagtcaaaggtgactggggttgcggtgctcatctcgctttcaggccaagggagatggtgtttgtccacggacagctttctgggccatgtggccagcaggactaaaccgcttctggcacaacaaaaaaccgtaacagaagccagagcacacagaaatgccatttaccttactGCTTGCTGTGGTACCTAGTATCTACAtgaactggcatgcttttgaactgctaggttggcaggagctgggacagagcaacaggagctcaccccgttgcggggacttgaaccgccgaccttctgattggcaagcccaagaggcttagtggtttagaccacagcgccacccgcatcccccaaTACTGTGGGGTAGTGATGGTGATGTGGGGGTAGTGATGGTGTTCCTTAATGTCTCAGGCCCTGCAGCAAGTCTCAGCTCATCACCTTGAAGGACGAGGGCTACTGGGACGAACTGATGGATGAAGGCAGACCCATGATTGTGGTGCAGGCCTGGTGAGTGCCAAGTATTCTGTCCCAGCTGGGGTGCAGGGTGTGTGGACACCCCAAACAAAGTTCTCAGCATCTGTGAGATCCCAAGGATATATGTGGTCAGTGAATTAGAGGCAGAGGGGAGAGTCTGCTTGGACCTAGGCTTCAGTCCCAGGGGCAGCTGTCTGGATGAATGAAGGCACATTCCCAGTCTTAGCTGGACATGCCAAGGATTGAAGAAGAgaacttctgtatgcaaagcagatgctctaaccactgagctagtGACCATTAGGGATTGCAGTTTGTCTACACTTATTTAAAGTGGCACCCAGTCCAAATTGGTTACCAGATGTGTTAATCAGGAAAGCACTGGGACCCATCTTTTAGTTTAATTTTGAATGTTAACCAGACACTTCCTAATATTGAGTCTCTTCACTTCCCTGACCAAAGATACccagaaatataaaaatgcaggtgCCAAGAtccggtgctttttttctggggggacacaggggtacacatacccccaaacattttgtaaatctaatgggagaagaaactaaaaaaaattagtttctccTCTAgcacaaattacagtggtaccttgggttacaaatgcttcaggttacaaacgcttcaggttacaaactccgctaacccag includes:
- the LOC118087359 gene encoding F-box only protein 44-like, producing MAANMENLPENLLLDIFVMVPASDLICNCRLVCSQWRDLVDLPVLWKRKFQKQDDDSSPKSLAFYIFSRLKKNLIKNPDGQDGLDSWEIQTPAEGHWETKELSIEDSKEVHKRINYYPMHYGERDEDAPVQLYKCFAARNGPCSKSQLITLKDEGYWDELMDEGRPMIVVQACFSSEYNSCYKLTVKLLSADSEVLKEHQYEEATGSLSIWFLVSHTFYNYPQGVRYILFEHKGQEEVYHSDILNKFFPDEGPSEDRKPPWGGMRVLQSSITLHPPRMARGRRLLQLRRLLQLRLQRFVAVVV